A stretch of the Veillonella parvula DSM 2008 genome encodes the following:
- a CDS encoding metallophosphoesterase, translated as MRILFNITFSAILLIGLVGFWALFLNLWKPKKKWPAWVGYIIIIGAWFAAIRYYILNQVDLYGTMYYPLMNMFRTESYGFLFGVFLAIPVFIILSLLYWTINKIWSKTPEENRTGRRAFFRTAATIVPLATIGGSSYAAFAGQQEVVVTHESFGYTNLPPGLKNYKIVQLSDIHIGPSIDLDDFDEILKLALLQKPNRVVITGDLIDKLAWLPQVCERLTTFAKQIPDGVDFILGNHEYHHDVNKVLDSLKRNTPMNILVNSNIQIMGGKQPVYIAGVAYDNDRKKDNREAMINKALSGIPDYAFVILLAHHPEFFEESIERKIPLTLSGHTHGGQIVFMGMPLVPTGTPYTKGRYVQEQSVCYVNNGTGHWFPIRINCPREITVITFFDGVA; from the coding sequence ATGAGAATTCTATTTAATATTACTTTTTCTGCCATCCTCCTAATAGGGTTGGTAGGATTTTGGGCTCTATTCCTCAACTTGTGGAAGCCCAAAAAGAAATGGCCTGCCTGGGTGGGCTATATAATCATTATCGGTGCGTGGTTTGCTGCTATCCGATACTATATACTCAATCAAGTGGATTTATATGGTACGATGTACTATCCTTTGATGAATATGTTCCGTACCGAAAGCTACGGATTCCTTTTTGGCGTATTTCTAGCGATTCCTGTATTTATCATACTTAGTCTATTATATTGGACAATCAATAAGATTTGGAGCAAAACACCAGAGGAAAATAGAACAGGCCGTCGTGCTTTTTTTAGAACTGCTGCAACTATAGTGCCGTTGGCTACTATCGGTGGTTCTAGCTATGCTGCCTTTGCAGGTCAACAAGAGGTAGTAGTAACTCATGAAAGTTTTGGCTACACGAACCTACCACCCGGGTTGAAAAACTATAAAATTGTACAACTTAGTGATATTCATATAGGACCGAGTATCGACTTAGATGACTTTGATGAAATCCTGAAACTTGCACTTTTACAAAAACCTAATCGCGTTGTTATCACTGGCGACCTTATTGATAAGCTTGCATGGTTGCCGCAAGTCTGTGAAAGACTGACAACCTTCGCAAAACAAATCCCTGATGGTGTTGACTTTATCTTGGGAAATCACGAGTATCATCACGATGTAAATAAGGTACTGGATTCACTTAAACGAAATACACCTATGAATATTCTCGTGAATAGTAATATTCAAATCATGGGTGGTAAACAACCTGTATATATTGCGGGCGTTGCGTACGATAACGATCGTAAAAAGGATAACCGAGAAGCCATGATTAACAAAGCTTTATCTGGAATTCCAGACTATGCCTTTGTTATCCTATTGGCCCATCACCCTGAATTCTTCGAAGAATCTATTGAACGTAAAATTCCATTGACTCTATCTGGTCATACACACGGAGGTCAAATCGTATTCATGGGCATGCCATTAGTACCAACGGGCACACCATATACAAAAGGTCGCTATGTACAAGAACAAAGCGTGTGCTATGTTAATAATGGCACAGGACACTGGTTCCCAATCCGTATCAACTGCCCACGAGAAATTACAGTCATTACTTTCTTTGATGGAGTGGCGTAA
- the mutY gene encoding A/G-specific adenine glycosylase encodes MTDKKNPKWVPQLLAWYDVHKRELPWRDCGDPYKIWVSEVMSQQTRIEAMKPYYDNWMRLFPTLEDLAKASEDEVVHAWQGLGYYSRARNLRLGVKDVVENYGGIVPHDRKTMESLKGVGSYTAGAVLSMAYNEPEAAVDGNVLRIYARLYRIFDDILSTKGKKTITAIVEETLPHDRPGDFNQALMDFGSAVCIPKTPRCGECPIVNMCAAYQHEDTDKLPVRIKKTKVVEVPLFVGILNYKGYYLLHKRPNRGLLRSMWEFPSVEMVSAFEDGERGLEELVQPLGFELSLQTVLVKEITHIFSHRKWFMKAFRGDLTYTGNANNISIADIQQQLPKDWMLIKRDEFSDYAWAGPHGKLTEIAK; translated from the coding sequence ATGACTGATAAAAAGAACCCAAAGTGGGTACCACAGCTATTGGCGTGGTATGATGTGCATAAACGGGAGTTGCCGTGGCGCGATTGTGGGGACCCTTATAAGATTTGGGTTTCCGAGGTGATGAGCCAGCAGACGCGCATTGAGGCGATGAAGCCTTATTACGACAACTGGATGCGTCTATTCCCAACTTTGGAAGACTTGGCAAAGGCTTCCGAAGATGAGGTGGTTCATGCTTGGCAAGGGCTTGGTTATTATAGCCGTGCTCGTAACTTGCGCCTCGGTGTAAAGGACGTAGTTGAAAATTACGGCGGTATCGTGCCTCACGATCGTAAAACCATGGAGTCCCTAAAGGGCGTAGGTTCTTATACGGCTGGGGCTGTACTATCTATGGCGTACAACGAACCAGAAGCGGCTGTAGATGGCAATGTATTGCGCATCTATGCTCGTCTATATCGCATCTTTGACGATATTTTAAGCACTAAGGGTAAAAAGACTATTACAGCCATCGTGGAGGAGACTTTGCCTCACGATCGACCTGGTGATTTTAACCAAGCCTTGATGGACTTTGGCTCTGCTGTGTGCATTCCAAAAACGCCGCGTTGTGGGGAATGTCCTATTGTAAATATGTGCGCTGCCTATCAACATGAAGATACAGATAAACTGCCTGTGCGCATCAAGAAAACAAAGGTAGTAGAGGTGCCTTTATTCGTGGGCATCTTGAATTATAAAGGCTATTATTTGTTGCATAAACGGCCGAATCGTGGACTTTTACGGTCCATGTGGGAATTTCCATCTGTGGAAATGGTATCTGCCTTTGAGGACGGAGAACGAGGCCTTGAGGAATTAGTTCAGCCCCTTGGCTTTGAGTTATCTTTGCAAACAGTACTTGTGAAAGAAATAACACATATTTTCTCTCACCGAAAATGGTTTATGAAAGCATTCCGCGGTGATTTAACGTACACAGGGAATGCGAATAATATATCGATTGCAGATATCCAACAGCAATTGCCAAAGGACTGGATGCTCATCAAGCGTGATGAGTTCTCCGACTATGCTTGGGCGGGTCCTCATGGTAAATTGACGGAAATCGCAAAATAA
- a CDS encoding 8-oxo-dGTP diphosphatase: protein MKPTTLVFPIDEKNRILLGRKKRGFGANKYNGFGGKLDDGESFRECAIRELYEESGLQGRVEDLECVAAFDFQFPFDESLTHVSYVYFLRTFTGTVEETDEMEPHWLEPNQIPYEHMWDGDRRWLPMLLEGKKLKGPIVFGRDNNMVDKMDLTTVDTVLESEHLARIDLYING, encoded by the coding sequence ATGAAACCGACGACGCTCGTATTTCCCATTGATGAAAAAAATCGTATATTACTAGGGCGTAAGAAGCGTGGTTTTGGGGCTAATAAATATAATGGTTTCGGTGGTAAACTTGATGATGGTGAAAGCTTCCGAGAGTGTGCCATTCGTGAACTCTATGAGGAATCTGGCCTTCAAGGACGTGTCGAAGACTTAGAATGTGTAGCGGCTTTTGATTTTCAATTTCCTTTTGATGAGAGCTTAACGCACGTAAGCTATGTGTATTTCTTGCGTACTTTCACAGGTACTGTAGAGGAAACAGACGAAATGGAGCCTCATTGGCTAGAACCGAATCAAATTCCTTATGAACATATGTGGGATGGTGACCGCAGATGGTTGCCGATGTTGTTAGAAGGTAAGAAATTAAAAGGACCTATTGTGTTTGGACGAGATAATAATATGGTGGATAAGATGGATTTGACCACTGTTGATACCGTTCTTGAAAGCGAACACTTGGCGCGCATTGATTTGTATATTAATGGCTGA